AAACCCACATGCTGCCCCGGCCTTTTTTCGTGATCGCAACACAGAATCCGGTCACCTTTACCGGTACATTTCCCCTGCCGGAAGCCGAACTCGACCGCTTCGGCCTTTCCTTTTCTTTAGGGTACGCAAGCAACAGTGAGGAAATCGATATCCTCGGCATGAAAAAAAGTATCGGCCCCTTTGATGCCCTCAAACCGGTGACAAACCCCGGAGAGATTGTCGAAATCCGTCATCTTGTCGAGGAAATTCATGTATCGAATGAGATAAAGGAATATATCATCGGGCTTGCCAACAGAATCAGGAGTTCACATTACGTAAAGCTCGGTATCAGTCCCCGCTCGCTGCAGCACCTCGTCGCAGCGTCGCAGGCACTCGCTTTGAGCAGGGAAAGGGAGTTCGTGATTCCTGAAGATGTGACGGAACTTGCGATCCCCGTTCTCGCTCACCGGATCATCCTTTCCACGGAAGCGCATATGGAACGGAAATCGGAAGCGGATATCCTTTCCGATTTTCTTGCAACCATGCCGGTCCCCGCGGGCAGATAATGAAACGGACAATGTCGATTCATTTCAAAGTGAAAGCCCTCGCGGGATTCGTCTTTGTTATGATTATCATCTACCTTGCCGGCTCATATTTCGGGGGGGTGATGCTTTTCCTCATGTACGGTCTGCTGCTGCTTCCCCTCCTCTCGATCGCCCACCTCCTCATATCGGTCTTCGGCATAAAATACTTCCAGTATTTCAGTTCAGACCATCCGGTGAAGGGTGAAACGATCAGATACAGGGTGGTACTGACCAACGAATCCTTTCTTTCCATCTCGAAGGTTTCGTCACATTTTGTGACCGTCAACCCTTTGATGGATACGATGATTGAAGATTTTCATCTTTCACTTTCACGCGGAGAAAAAAAAGAGTTCGTCTACGAGATCACCTGCTCCTACCGCGGCATCTACAATGTCGGTCTCGATTCAGTCACCGTGGCGGATATGCTCGACCTCGTGAATGTCACCATTCCGGTCTGGCACAGGACGTTCTATGTGTATCCGCGAATCCTTACCCTCAGCAGGTTTTTCTTCGGTGCCGAAAGCCTGCTTATCAAGGCTTCCGCCGCAGCACCGGCCGGCCTGCCGGACAGCACACTCGTACGCGGTATCAGGGAATACCGCGAGCCGGCTTCCGCCCGGCACATATTCTGGAAAAAATTCGCCGCAACCGGCCTTCCCGTACTCAAAGAATATGATACGTCGGCGACTCCGGAAGTCGCGCTGTACATCGATCTTTCCAATGAGGATGCCGCATCCTTATCGATCAAGGCACTCGAACGGGAAGATGTTTCCATCGAAATCCTCACCGCCCTGGTCCGCTATTACCTCAAAGCGGATATCAGGTTGACGGTCACCTGCCATTGCAATCCGATTTTCACGTTCAAAGGCGACCGTCTCGAAGCCTTTGATGAGTTTTACCGGACAACGATCAATCTTTTTTCCGGAGGGCTTCAAAATCCCTATGAACTCTTCCGCGCGGACATATCGGAAGGGAGACTGGAATCGAAAAGCGTTATCTTTATCACCCACCGCATTACCCCCGGGCTGTTCGATTTTCTGGAAGAATCGATCAATTCCGATATGCAGATCCTGGTTATCTTCAATCATACGACGACCGGAGACCGTGAAAAAAAGAAATACAGACGCTTCTTCAATACCCTCCGCGACAGGGGAGCGAATATCGTCGAAGTGCATTCACCCCACTCCATCATCGAGGATATGGAAGGCAATGACGGAAATGAGACGGTTTGATCTCGAACACTATATCGTACGCGGCTTCATCGTTTTTTGCACCGCTTCCATCATCCCTCTTTTTTTCAAATTCATCCTCCGTTCGGGCATCCCCATATGGATAATCGGTGTCGCTGTGGCGCTAAAAGTCGTTTTCGAATCGGTATCGGCGAGACCGGACCTTCATCACACGGTAAAACAAACGTGTTCGCTTGTTTCCACTATCGCCTCCGGTCTGCTTGCCGTTGCCACGCTTATCGTCATCATCATCACCCCGCACTCCGTGTACGCCTTCTTTTTCGAAGCCGCTTCGGAAACACTCACGGAAGAATATTTTATCGCAAACCTTTTCGTCGTTCTTGCGATTCTTTTTTCCATGTTCGTCGCCTCCTCCGCAATAAGGCGTTCGTCGTACAAGCCGCTATCGGGCCTGCTTTCCGTCGTCTTTTTTCTTCTCCTCATCATCTTTCAGACTCCACTCTTCGTCCTTCTCCTGCTTGTCTCGGTATCTCTCTACACCGCTTTGATGCTGAAACGGCGCGCGATCATTCTTGCCAAAACAATCCTTTTCTGCATCGCGGCCGGACTGACACTCTCGTTTCTTTTCACGACTCCTTCAGGCAGCGACCTCATCGACAGATACCTCTATCCCCAGACAAGAAAACTCATCGATACATACCTGCCCCAATTCCCGCTGGCAATCGATATTCCCGGATACGAAATACCCGGGATCTCCCGGCGTCTCGGTGGAACGGCGGTGAATACGTCTGCCCCGATATTTCATATCACCTCGGAACAAAACGGGGCCTTTTATATTAAAACAGACACCTATGATCGTTATACGGGAACCGGCTGGGAACAGACGGTAAAATTCATCGAAAATCCCGCTCCCGGAGCGGGCCCGGACGTTTTGCATCCGGATGCGGAAAACCCGGAAACCCTTTCAATCATAACGCTTAACGAGGTTTTTCTCAATGTCCCCCATACCATCGATACCATCGGCTTCGATTACAAAAACACCTACTACCCCCTTCCCGAGCTTGATTATATTCCGGGCATACGTTTCGGGGACGGATTCAGACGGAACAGCCTCATCACCCTTTTTCTCGGAAGGCCTCATGAGGGTTCAAATTCGGATACAAGTATCTTTCTCCAGACACCCGACACACTGACTCGGGAAATCGTGAATCTTGCCTCCTCATTAGGTAACGGGGCTTCCTCGCAGCATGATATCCTCGAAAACATTCTGACATATCTGGCGATCAACAATACCTACAACCTGCAGGCGCCGGAGGTCGGCGGCGGCGAGGATTTCCTCCACCTCTTCCTTTTTTCCGACAAACG
The DNA window shown above is from Spirochaetales bacterium and carries:
- a CDS encoding MoxR family ATPase — its product is MNDRIKKCTGIIAGIRDNITSYFIGKRKQIDLMLTGFISGLHVLVSDIPGVGKTTMAKCLAASTGLSFARIQFTPDLLPGDIVGMNVWDTQKKEFIYKQGAIMSQFVLADEINRASPRTQSSLLEAMQDMTVSIDGKTHMLPRPFFVIATQNPVTFTGTFPLPEAELDRFGLSFSLGYASNSEEIDILGMKKSIGPFDALKPVTNPGEIVEIRHLVEEIHVSNEIKEYIIGLANRIRSSHYVKLGISPRSLQHLVAASQALALSREREFVIPEDVTELAIPVLAHRIILSTEAHMERKSEADILSDFLATMPVPAGR
- a CDS encoding DUF58 domain-containing protein, whose translation is MKRTMSIHFKVKALAGFVFVMIIIYLAGSYFGGVMLFLMYGLLLLPLLSIAHLLISVFGIKYFQYFSSDHPVKGETIRYRVVLTNESFLSISKVSSHFVTVNPLMDTMIEDFHLSLSRGEKKEFVYEITCSYRGIYNVGLDSVTVADMLDLVNVTIPVWHRTFYVYPRILTLSRFFFGAESLLIKASAAAPAGLPDSTLVRGIREYREPASARHIFWKKFAATGLPVLKEYDTSATPEVALYIDLSNEDAASLSIKALEREDVSIEILTALVRYYLKADIRLTVTCHCNPIFTFKGDRLEAFDEFYRTTINLFSGGLQNPYELFRADISEGRLESKSVIFITHRITPGLFDFLEESINSDMQILVIFNHTTTGDREKKKYRRFFNTLRDRGANIVEVHSPHSIIEDMEGNDGNETV
- a CDS encoding transglutaminase domain-containing protein → MRRFDLEHYIVRGFIVFCTASIIPLFFKFILRSGIPIWIIGVAVALKVVFESVSARPDLHHTVKQTCSLVSTIASGLLAVATLIVIIITPHSVYAFFFEAASETLTEEYFIANLFVVLAILFSMFVASSAIRRSSYKPLSGLLSVVFFLLLIIFQTPLFVLLLLVSVSLYTALMLKRRAIILAKTILFCIAAGLTLSFLFTTPSGSDLIDRYLYPQTRKLIDTYLPQFPLAIDIPGYEIPGISRRLGGTAVNTSAPIFHITSEQNGAFYIKTDTYDRYTGTGWEQTVKFIENPAPGAGPDVLHPDAENPETLSIITLNEVFLNVPHTIDTIGFDYKNTYYPLPELDYIPGIRFGDGFRRNSLITLFLGRPHEGSNSDTSIFLQTPDTLTREIVNLASSLGNGASSQHDILENILTYLAINNTYNLQAPEVGGGEDFLHLFLFSDKRGYCVHFSTAFIILARLNGIPARYGTGFLAVVSDDSREKTVTARAAHAWPECLLPGRGWEIWEATPILSFDEREALYRNTYYEQYYLRMMRENRIARNSLTLHQLRDLLGIELAPEEKTLKIPEWVRDIVALLPFVLVVMLLVFLSGVLLFILRRIILSRLPSRHLEVLLDKVVRKYKDIPPPEKGGWIVWKKNLHGAYIIEEKNADALLAVILKAAYGNAMPDDQEMSLIKNFIRCRRLVKKS